The genomic window TTTTTCTGACTTACCGTAGTACCGTTTCACAAGCTGGAATTGCAATTCACTAAAACAACGAGGAGGCAGTAATGAAGAACAAGAAGCTTGTAGTTGCAGTAGCAGCAGCTCTCACCGCAGCATCCGCAGTCCCCGCTCTCGCTCTGGAGAACCAGTTCACCGGCTCGTTCACCACCTTCTTCGACACCGGCAACTTCGCAGGCACCGGTGTCGTCACGGACGACGCTCCGACCTCCAACTATTTTGTGCAGCGTCTCCGTCTCGGCTACACCGCCAAGGCTGACGACCATGTCAAACTGGTCACCAAGTTCGAGTTCGACTACAACTTCTGGGGCAACAGCTCCTATGAAAACGCTCGTGGCGGCGGCGGGGCTCTCGGTGCCGATACCGTCAATATGGAAACGAAACACATCTATCTCGACCTGAACTACCCGACCATCAACGCGAAGATCGGTATGCAGCCTGTTTCCGACGCCTTCAAGGGAGTCGTGTTCGATGCCGACATGGCCGGTATCGTGCTTTCTCACGAGTACTCCAACGCGACCGTAACTGCTGGCTACTCCCGCTTCCATGATTCCGCTGATGGCAAAGAAGCCGCTCCCGGCGTCAATGCTCTCGGCAGCAAGACCTACGACATGTACCTCCTCGACGGCAAGTACACCGTCTCGAAGGAATTCACCGTGGGCGCAGCATACTACTACATCAACGACAACCACACCCCCGGAACATACACCCTCTACACCGACTCCAAGGTGCACACCCTCGGTCTTAACGCCGCAGGCGTAATCGGTCCAGTCTCCCTCGACGGCTTCGCAGTGAAGCAGTTCGGCGATCTGACCACCGGCGTAGATGCCAAAGGTTATGCCCTCAACGTTGGAGCCAAGATGGCCCTTGCCGGCGGCACCGCTCGTACCGAGTTCCTATACGTTTCCGGCGGCAAGAACGCCTTCTACGTTCCCTCTTCCGATCAAGGCTTCACCGAAGGCGGTCAGTTCTACAACTCCGAAATGACCATGCTCGGCCGCGACAAGTGGGCTACCACCATCGACAACGCCATCATCTACGACGTGAACAACAACGGCGAAGGCGTAATTATGGGTACCGTTGGTTACGACTACAACTTCACCGACAAGATCTCCGGTGCTGCTAACCTTGGCTTTGCTGCTGTTGCCAAAGATGCTGGTGTTGCTAGGCATGCAGGCGACAGCGACTATCTTGGTACCGAAATCAACGCCGAGTGCTACTACAAGCTTTCCCCGAACGTTACTCTTGGCGCACGCGGTGGCTACGTAGTTGTGGGTGATTACTTCGCTAAAGACGCAGACAACCTCTGGGACATGAAAGCCCTCGTAAACTACAGCTTCTAATTCATGATCTCTCCCCGGTACATTCTGGACCGGGGAGAGAATCTTCAGTGTCACTGTCTTGACAAAGGTATAGTGACCACTAGACTCTGTTGACGTACTGTAACTTGGCGACAATGTAATCAATCAAACTAAGGAGGTACCTGCATGAGCTTTAAGAAGATGAGCGCATTGCTTCTCGTGGCAATGCTCGCAGTCGGCGCGTTCGGCTGCAAGAAGAAAGAAGAGGCCGCTGCACCCGAGGCCGCCAAATCGGCCGGCAACACCGTGAAGATCGGCTTCCTCGGCGCCCTCACCGGCGACGTCGCCATGTTCGGCAAGCCGACCCTCGAAGGCATGAAGATGGCTGCCGACGAGGTCAACGCTGCCGGCGGCGTGCTCGGCAAGAAGATCGAGATCGTCGAGGCTGATAACCGCGGCGACAAGCAGGAAGGCGCTTCGGTTACCCAGAAGTTCATCTCCCGCGACAACGTCACCGCCATCGTCGGCGACCCGACCACCGGCATCACCAAGGTTGCCGCTCCGATCGCACAGAAGGCAGGCGTAGTCCTCCTCTCCGCCGGCGCCACCGGCCCGGGCGTAGTTGAGGTAGGCGACTACATCTTCCGCGACACCCTGCTCGACTCCATCGCCATCCCGGCCTGCATCGAGTACTTCGCGAAAGACCTCGGCTTCAAGAAGGTTGCCATCGTAACCTCCGACAACAACGACTACTCCGTTGGTCTCTCCCAGACCTTCCGCGACGCGGCCGCCAAGGTTTCGTCCATCAAGATCGTAGCCGACGAGAAAGTGAAGGACGGCGACAAGGACTTCTCCGCCCAGATCACCAACATCAAGGCTAAGAAACCGGACGTCATCCTGTTCTCCGGCTACTACACCGAAGGCGCCCTCATCATGAAGGAAGCGCGCAAGCAGGGCCTCAAGGCTCCGATGTTCGGCGGCGACGGCCTGTTCTCCCCGAAATTCATCGAGTTGGGCGGCCCGGCCGTCGAGGGCTCCATGTCCGCTCTTGGCTTCTCCACCGAGCAGGCATCCCCGGCTACCGCCAAGTTCATCGAGGCGTTCAAGGCCAAGCACAACGGCGAGCTCCCGGGCCTCTTCGACGCCCAGGGCTACGACGCTGTGATGCTCCTCGTCGACTCCATGAAGCGTGCTAACAGCGTTGACGCGAAAACCTTCAAGACCGCTCTGGCACAGACCAAGAAGTTCGAAGGCGTTTCCGGCACCATCAGCATGCAGGCAAACCGCGAGCCGATCAAGAGCCCGCTCAGCCTTCTGTACGTCAAGGACGGCAAGTTCGTCCTCAAGGCAAAAGTCCCCGTCAAGATGGACTAATGCCTGACATTGCAGTACTAAGCGGCCCCGTTTCGGCGGGGCCGCTTTTTTTGTGCA from Geomonas ferrireducens includes these protein-coding regions:
- a CDS encoding alginate export family protein; protein product: MKNKKLVVAVAAALTAASAVPALALENQFTGSFTTFFDTGNFAGTGVVTDDAPTSNYFVQRLRLGYTAKADDHVKLVTKFEFDYNFWGNSSYENARGGGGALGADTVNMETKHIYLDLNYPTINAKIGMQPVSDAFKGVVFDADMAGIVLSHEYSNATVTAGYSRFHDSADGKEAAPGVNALGSKTYDMYLLDGKYTVSKEFTVGAAYYYINDNHTPGTYTLYTDSKVHTLGLNAAGVIGPVSLDGFAVKQFGDLTTGVDAKGYALNVGAKMALAGGTARTEFLYVSGGKNAFYVPSSDQGFTEGGQFYNSEMTMLGRDKWATTIDNAIIYDVNNNGEGVIMGTVGYDYNFTDKISGAANLGFAAVAKDAGVARHAGDSDYLGTEINAECYYKLSPNVTLGARGGYVVVGDYFAKDADNLWDMKALVNYSF
- a CDS encoding ABC transporter substrate-binding protein, with protein sequence MSFKKMSALLLVAMLAVGAFGCKKKEEAAAPEAAKSAGNTVKIGFLGALTGDVAMFGKPTLEGMKMAADEVNAAGGVLGKKIEIVEADNRGDKQEGASVTQKFISRDNVTAIVGDPTTGITKVAAPIAQKAGVVLLSAGATGPGVVEVGDYIFRDTLLDSIAIPACIEYFAKDLGFKKVAIVTSDNNDYSVGLSQTFRDAAAKVSSIKIVADEKVKDGDKDFSAQITNIKAKKPDVILFSGYYTEGALIMKEARKQGLKAPMFGGDGLFSPKFIELGGPAVEGSMSALGFSTEQASPATAKFIEAFKAKHNGELPGLFDAQGYDAVMLLVDSMKRANSVDAKTFKTALAQTKKFEGVSGTISMQANREPIKSPLSLLYVKDGKFVLKAKVPVKMD